Proteins from a genomic interval of Streptococcus oralis:
- a CDS encoding TetR/AcrR family transcriptional regulator encodes MESLEEKYAQTLENSNLSLKQRQVLLSSLKLFSEIGFENTTASLIAKEAGVSEGTVFSYFKTKEGILEAILSTFLEQVIPDVIADFSEKKFTANQESFPLFLRSIVRDRLVFIQENQMQVKILLNRSFIDETISDQLGNVIVHSIIKPISPVLNQFKENGVIRDWSNERIVRYILALSLSYALPMMLNNNEGLDIDEAVNEIVECLSFALVEVK; translated from the coding sequence ATGGAAAGTTTAGAAGAAAAGTATGCCCAGACATTAGAAAATAGCAACCTGAGTTTAAAACAACGTCAAGTATTATTATCAAGTCTAAAGTTATTTTCAGAAATTGGCTTTGAAAATACAACAGCAAGCCTTATTGCTAAGGAGGCTGGAGTTTCAGAAGGGACCGTTTTTAGTTACTTTAAAACCAAGGAAGGCATCTTAGAAGCAATTTTGTCGACTTTTCTTGAGCAAGTTATTCCAGATGTTATTGCTGATTTTTCTGAGAAGAAATTTACAGCAAACCAAGAGTCTTTTCCGCTATTTTTAAGAAGTATTGTTCGGGATAGACTGGTCTTTATTCAGGAGAATCAAATGCAAGTTAAAATTCTCTTGAACCGTTCTTTTATTGATGAAACGATTTCTGACCAGTTAGGGAATGTTATTGTTCACTCTATCATTAAGCCAATTAGTCCAGTTCTGAATCAGTTTAAAGAAAATGGTGTTATCCGAGATTGGTCAAATGAAAGAATTGTTCGCTATATTTTAGCTTTGAGTCTTTCTTATGCTCTTCCAATGATGTTGAATAATAATGAGGGCCTAGACATAGATGAAGCAGTGAATGAAATTGTTGAATGCCTGTCTTTTGCCTTAGTAGAAGTAAAGTGA
- a CDS encoding NADP-dependent oxidoreductase codes for MVVQAIQYSRFGDEEVLDLVNIKSDSLKVNQVRVEVYAVGLNPIDYKTFEGAKPLRFLSFMTKLRKPSHWFESKSSLFPRGIGRDFAGVITEIGEGVSRFAVGDKVFGTMISDPGLGTKRGALATEICVNESEIVLKPEMIDMNHAATMGVASLTVGGAFRKIELNSKDVVVISAAAGGIGSIAVQYAVAKGATVIGIASKKNSDYLKSLGAIPVAYEENIQNALLSASAKPITKFLDCYGSDYVKLAFSLGLKGMAIGTLVPSPYVMIKGAQFTGPRHSTYDDFNTLAEMVSDGKVRLNIDQVYDFSLKSVREAYRSLKSGHTRGKKVVKVRE; via the coding sequence AATCTGATTCTTTGAAAGTGAATCAAGTTAGGGTAGAAGTTTATGCAGTTGGTTTAAATCCTATTGATTATAAAACTTTTGAGGGTGCAAAGCCACTTCGTTTTCTATCTTTTATGACGAAACTAAGGAAGCCAAGTCATTGGTTTGAGTCAAAATCATCTCTTTTTCCAAGAGGTATTGGTCGGGATTTTGCTGGAGTTATCACAGAAATCGGTGAAGGAGTAAGTAGGTTTGCAGTAGGGGATAAGGTTTTTGGAACAATGATCAGTGACCCTGGATTAGGCACCAAGAGGGGAGCTTTGGCAACAGAAATTTGTGTCAATGAATCAGAAATTGTGTTGAAGCCAGAGATGATTGATATGAACCATGCAGCTACTATGGGTGTAGCCTCTCTAACAGTGGGAGGTGCTTTTAGAAAGATTGAGCTAAACTCTAAAGATGTTGTAGTTATTTCAGCAGCAGCAGGAGGTATTGGAAGTATCGCAGTACAGTATGCGGTTGCTAAAGGTGCGACAGTTATTGGAATTGCGAGTAAGAAAAATTCAGATTATCTAAAGTCCTTAGGTGCCATACCGGTAGCCTACGAAGAGAACATCCAGAATGCTCTTCTATCAGCAAGTGCAAAGCCAATTACAAAATTCTTGGATTGCTATGGAAGTGATTATGTTAAATTGGCTTTCAGTTTGGGATTGAAGGGCATGGCTATTGGAACTCTAGTACCTTCACCATATGTTATGATAAAAGGTGCCCAGTTCACAGGTCCGAGACATTCTACATATGATGATTTTAACACTCTAGCGGAAATGGTCTCAGATGGGAAGGTTCGGCTGAATATTGACCAGGTTTATGATTTTTCTCTAAAGTCAGTTAGAGAGGCATATCGTAGCCTGAAGTCGGGACATACTCGAGGTAAGAAGGTTGTAAAAGTAAGAGAGTAG